One part of the Thermanaeromonas sp. C210 genome encodes these proteins:
- a CDS encoding phosphomannomutase/phosphoglucomutase → MNPIVFRAYDIRGKAEVDFPPEEVKLLGRALATYFKSRGEKEVIVARDNRKHSPLLRQRLIEGLIAGGCRVVDIGENPTPVFYFSHHYYGLTAGVMITASHNPPEDNGFKISSGGTTIYGEEIQKIRRLLEQKELVEGEGYLEEKDPRGAYISCIKERIRLERPLKVAVDAGNGVAGPLAVELLKALGCDVIPLYCEPDSTYPHHHPDPTVPANLKDLKKVVLVERADVGLALDGDGDRLGVIDEKGNILWGDMLQILFWREILPRHPEAPAIVEVKCSQALVEEIEKLGGRPFFYKTGHSLIKAKMREIGALFTGEMSGHFFFADEYYGYDDALYAAARLLRLLSRQEKPLSCLLEDVPKYYATPETRIPCPDEQKALVVAGIVKHFKERRYEVIEVDGARVIFPGGWGLVRASNTQPVLVARCEAKTKERLKEICAIMKEALGEFLEVDEFEWGI, encoded by the coding sequence GGTAATAGTAGCCCGGGACAACCGGAAGCACTCCCCCCTTCTCCGCCAGAGGCTAATAGAGGGTCTTATAGCCGGTGGCTGCCGGGTGGTGGATATAGGGGAGAACCCTACGCCCGTCTTTTATTTCTCCCATCATTATTACGGCTTGACAGCGGGGGTCATGATCACGGCCAGTCATAACCCTCCGGAAGATAACGGGTTTAAAATATCCTCCGGGGGAACCACCATATATGGAGAGGAAATCCAAAAAATACGCCGCCTCCTGGAACAAAAAGAACTTGTGGAGGGAGAAGGCTATCTGGAGGAGAAAGACCCCAGGGGAGCGTACATAAGCTGCATAAAAGAAAGAATAAGGCTGGAAAGACCCCTTAAGGTAGCAGTGGATGCAGGAAATGGAGTAGCCGGGCCCCTGGCGGTAGAGCTCCTTAAAGCCCTGGGCTGCGACGTGATACCTTTATACTGTGAGCCGGACAGCACCTATCCCCACCACCATCCTGACCCCACCGTCCCCGCCAACCTAAAAGATTTAAAAAAGGTGGTCCTTGTCGAGAGGGCCGATGTGGGCCTGGCCCTGGACGGGGACGGCGACCGCCTGGGGGTAATAGATGAAAAAGGGAACATCCTCTGGGGAGATATGCTGCAGATCCTCTTCTGGCGGGAGATACTGCCCCGTCATCCTGAAGCTCCGGCTATTGTAGAAGTCAAATGCTCGCAAGCTCTGGTAGAAGAGATAGAAAAGCTAGGAGGCCGTCCCTTTTTCTATAAAACCGGTCACTCCTTGATCAAAGCCAAAATGCGGGAAATAGGCGCCCTCTTTACTGGTGAAATGTCTGGCCATTTCTTTTTTGCTGATGAGTATTACGGGTACGATGACGCCCTATATGCGGCAGCAAGGCTCCTTCGGCTTCTATCCCGGCAAGAAAAGCCCTTGTCTTGCCTCCTGGAAGATGTTCCTAAGTATTATGCTACGCCCGAGACCCGCATTCCCTGCCCGGATGAGCAAAAAGCGCTGGTAGTGGCAGGGATAGTTAAGCATTTTAAGGAGAGGAGATATGAGGTTATAGAGGTGGATGGCGCAAGGGTTATCTTCCCCGGGGGCTGGGGCCTGGTGCGGGCTTCCAATACCCAGCCGGTCCTGGTAGCAAGATGCGAGGCTAAGACAAAAGAGAGGCTAAAGGAGATTTGCGCAATTATGAAGGAGGCGCTTGGAGAGTTCCTTGAGGTTGATGAGTTTGAGTGGGGTATTTAA